Within the Mycobacterium gordonae genome, the region CGGCCACTACGTCGACTTCGCAACGCTGGGCGGCGGAGTGTTGCGGATGCTGGCCGACATCCATCAGGCGGACATCGCCGCCGACGCAGTCGAGCGCCTGGCCGCGAGCATGCGCACCATGCCCGCCTACCCCGACAGCGTGGACGGACTTACCCAGTTGCGCGACAACGGTTTTCGACTCGTGACCCTGACGAATTCGCCCCATCCGCCGGGTCAGCCGACTGCGCTGGAGAACGCCGGGCTCGCGGAACTCTTCGAAAGGCGGTTCACGGTCGATGCCTGCCACGCATTCAAGCCAGACCCGACGGTCTACCGGCGCGTGTGCGAGGAACTCGGCGTGGCGCCCGCCGACTGCCTGATGGTGGCGTCCCACGTGTG harbors:
- a CDS encoding haloacid dehalogenase type II; amino-acid sequence: MAVPPVLVFDVNETLLDIEAMAPLFDELFGDRRVLRDWFNQLVMYSMTATVSGHYVDFATLGGGVLRMLADIHQADIAADAVERLAASMRTMPAYPDSVDGLTQLRDNGFRLVTLTNSPHPPGQPTALENAGLAELFERRFTVDACHAFKPDPTVYRRVCEELGVAPADCLMVASHVWDLLGAHHVGFGTALITRPGNAPLPVEALPQPDFVASDLHELARRLPRPSLEGFE